The following DNA comes from Puniceicoccaceae bacterium.
GGTTGGGATGCATTTGGATTGCCCGCCGAGCAGTATGCGATGAAGACGGGAACGCACCCGGCGATCACCACGCGCCGCAACATCGAACACTTTACTGCCCAGATCAAGCGCCTTGGCATCGCCATCGACTGGGAGCGTGAGATCAATACGACTGACCCCTCCTACTTCCGGTGGACACAGTGGATTTTCCTGCAACTTTTCAAACACGGCCTCGCCTATGTGGATGAACGCCCGGTCAACTGGTGCCCGGAGCTGGGAACTGTACTCGCCAACGAGGAGGTCATTGATGGACGAAGCGAAGTAGGCGGTTTCCCCGTCGAACGTCGAGCCCTGCGCCAGTGGGTGCTTCGCATCACGGCCTATGCAGACAAACTGCTGGCCGGACTCGATAACGTGGACTGGCCCGACTCCACCAAAACCCAGCAAACCAACTGGATCGGTCGCTCGACCGGAGCAGAGATCGACTTTGAACTCGACGGCCATGACACATCCCTGAAGGTCTTCACAACGCGACCGGACACCCTCTTTGGTGCAACCTACATGGTCATCGCACCAGAACATCCCCTGGTGCGACAGCTCACCACCGAGGCTCAACTGACAAAAGTCGAAGCCTACGTCGCGCAAGCCGCCAACAAGAGCGATCTCGACCGGACAGATCTGGCCAAAGAAAAAACCGGCATCTTCACAGGATCCTACGCAATCAACCCCGTGAACGGAGCCAAAATCCCCATCTGGGTCGCAGACTATGTCCTGATGGGCTATGGGACCGGAGCGATCATGGCAGTTCCCGCACACGATACCCGCGACTTCGAATTTGCCACCGCATTTGACCTGCCCATCGTGCAGGTGATCGCCGACCCTGACAACGCCGATACTACGCTGCCTTACACCGGAGATGGACGACTCGTCAACTCCGGCCCCTTCGACGGCAACACCGTAGAGATGGGGAAGTCTGCCATCATCGATTGGTTGGCCACTCGCAATGCTGGCAAGGCAACCGTCAACTACCGCCTTCGTGACTGGCTCTTCTCCCGACAACGATACTGGGGAGAACCCTTCCCAATCCTGTGGGTGGACGAAGCCGCCTACAAGGCAGCGATCAACGCCAAGGGCCGCGTTGCAGACTTTCTTCCGGAATCTCCAATCACTTACAGCGACAGCGATGGCACGACTCACTTCGCATTGCCTGTTGTTCCCGAATGCCTGCCACTCACCCTGCCCGAAACCGACAACTACAAACCCTCAGGGGATGCGCAGAGTCCGCTGGCCAACATTCCGGAGTGGGTGAATGTATGGGTCAATGTTGAAACTGGCGAGACCTTGTCGGGACTCAACCCCCGGCCCGCTCCGAGTGAATGGGTCGCAGGTCGGCGCGAAACCAATACCATGCCCCAGTGGGCAGGTTCGTGCTGGTACTACCTACGCTACTGTGACCCACGCAACAGCAAGCACTTGATCGACCCCGAAAAAGAACGTTACTGGGGAGTTCCCGATCTCTATATTGGCGGTGCTGAGCATGCCGTACTGCACCTGCTCTACGCGCGGTTCTGGCATATTTTTCTACACGAAATTGGAGTGGTTACCACACCGGAACCTTTCACCAAGCTGTTTCACCAGGGCATCATTCTCGGAGAGATGGAATACCGGCTCTATCGCGACAGCGATGGAAACCCTGTCTCCGCAGACTCTATCGCAGATCCAAATCAGTGGTCTGGCACTGTCGAGAAACTTGATGAATCGCAGGTGCAAAAGAGCAAGATCAACAAAGTTGACATCTATCACCTACCGGACAATGCCAACATCCGAATTGAAGCCAAGGCCTTCAAAATGAGCAAAAGCCGGGGCAATGTGGTCAATCCCGATGACTACATTGAACGCTATGGAGCTGATTCGCTGCGCATGTATGAGATGTTCATGGGTCCTCTTGCGGACATGAAACCATGGAGTTCAAATGGCATTGAGGGACCGCACCGATTCCTCAAAAAAGTGTGGAAACTCATTGTTGCCAAAGACGGTGGACTCAGCCCAGCGTTGATTGATGGAGACGAAAAGAATCTCGACACGCTCAAGTTGCTCAACGCAACCATTGAAAAAGTCAGCTCTGACATCGAATCCCTGAGCTACAACACCGCCATTTCTCAGCTGATGATTCTGGTCAACACGCTGCAGAAAGCAGATACACTCGCGCACTCGACTGCCAAAGCATTGGTGCAAATGCTCGCTCCCTTTGCCCCGCACCTCGCCGAAGAACTCTGGGAACGTCTCGGTGAAGCACCTTCCGTCGCCTACGCACCCTGGCCAAAACCCGTTGAAATCCAGGCACAGGATGATCAGGTCAAGGTGATCTTTCAGGTCAACGGAAAGCTGCGCGGCGAGGGTTGGTTTGCGGCACATGCCAAACAGGATGAGGTCGAGGCAGTTGCGCGTGCTGAACCACGGGTAACGTCCCAGATTGACGGCAAGCAGATTGTCAAAGTGATCTACGTGCCTGGCAAAATTCTGAACATTGTAGCGCGTTAGCCTTCGCCCACAGAACTTCCCATGGGTCCATCACGCTTTCTCCCCGACAGCTATCAAACCGGTGACAGGATCGCCGTGCTTGCTGGAAGGGGTGACTACCCAAAACTCATGGTCAACCGTATGCATCAGGCGGGTGCTGAGTGCTGTCTCATCGGCTTTGAAGGCGAAACCTCGGATGAACTGATCCAGCAGTTTCCTCAAGATCGACGCTGTACCGTCAAGGTCGGTCAAATCAACCGAACGCTCAAGGCGATGCGTGGCTTTGGAGTGCGCTTCGCCATACTGGTGGGACAAATTCGACCGGGCCGACTCTTCCGTGGTCTTCATCCCGACCTGAAGGCTGTTGCCATCCTCAGTCGACTGAAAGAGCGTAATGCCGAAACCATCTATGGAGCCATCGTCGCCGAAATGAATGCCATTGGCGTACATGTGCTCGATGGACGTGCATTCATCGATGACCAGCTGGCAACACCCGGGATGATGACAGGAGGCAAACAGCGCGTAGATCCGACTACCCTTGAACACGGCATCCGCATCGCAAATGAAATCGCCCGATTGGACATCGGTCAGGGTGTTGTCGTGAAGCAAGGAACCACCCTCTGCGTGGAGGAATTCGATGGAACTGACTCCATGCTCCGACGCGCTGCCCGATTTGAGACGGACGGAAAACTCTTTGTCAAAACCGTAAAACCCTCCCAAAACTTCGCAATTGATGTTCCGGTCTTCGGAGAAACCACCCTGCAATGCATGGCAGAGGGAGGCGTGCATGCCGCAGCATTGGCAGCAGGATCGACCATCATGTTGCACAAGGATCGCGTCATCCAAAAAGCACAGCGCATGGGCATTGAACTGCTTGGATTCTAAAACGTTCCACTGCTGCACTGAAAATGTTAAGACGGTACTTGAACAACGCGCTTCGATTGTTTAAGTAATGTCTAACAATGAAATCTCCGGATTCCCATTCCAATATTTTTCGCATCGGTGCTGTCGCCAACATCACAGGCTTGTCGACCCACACGATCCGTGCCTGGGAGCGTCGCTACGGCATGGACCTGTCGGATCGCTCCGAAGGGGGTACCCGACTCTATCCGGAGGACTCGGTCAAGCGATTAACGCTGATCAAAGCCCTGCTCGACAATGGTGAATCCATCAGCATGCTGTGCGATCTCACTCTTGAAGAACTGGAGAAGCGCCTTGAAGGACATGGAGGCCCCTC
Coding sequences within:
- the leuS gene encoding leucine--tRNA ligase, whose protein sequence is MSGHADYNFRAIEPRWQEYWETHRSFRAEDNSSKPKYYLLDMFPYPSGAGLHAGHTENYTASDILDRYQRAKGYNVLHPMGWDAFGLPAEQYAMKTGTHPAITTRRNIEHFTAQIKRLGIAIDWEREINTTDPSYFRWTQWIFLQLFKHGLAYVDERPVNWCPELGTVLANEEVIDGRSEVGGFPVERRALRQWVLRITAYADKLLAGLDNVDWPDSTKTQQTNWIGRSTGAEIDFELDGHDTSLKVFTTRPDTLFGATYMVIAPEHPLVRQLTTEAQLTKVEAYVAQAANKSDLDRTDLAKEKTGIFTGSYAINPVNGAKIPIWVADYVLMGYGTGAIMAVPAHDTRDFEFATAFDLPIVQVIADPDNADTTLPYTGDGRLVNSGPFDGNTVEMGKSAIIDWLATRNAGKATVNYRLRDWLFSRQRYWGEPFPILWVDEAAYKAAINAKGRVADFLPESPITYSDSDGTTHFALPVVPECLPLTLPETDNYKPSGDAQSPLANIPEWVNVWVNVETGETLSGLNPRPAPSEWVAGRRETNTMPQWAGSCWYYLRYCDPRNSKHLIDPEKERYWGVPDLYIGGAEHAVLHLLYARFWHIFLHEIGVVTTPEPFTKLFHQGIILGEMEYRLYRDSDGNPVSADSIADPNQWSGTVEKLDESQVQKSKINKVDIYHLPDNANIRIEAKAFKMSKSRGNVVNPDDYIERYGADSLRMYEMFMGPLADMKPWSSNGIEGPHRFLKKVWKLIVAKDGGLSPALIDGDEKNLDTLKLLNATIEKVSSDIESLSYNTAISQLMILVNTLQKADTLAHSTAKALVQMLAPFAPHLAEELWERLGEAPSVAYAPWPKPVEIQAQDDQVKVIFQVNGKLRGEGWFAAHAKQDEVEAVARAEPRVTSQIDGKQIVKVIYVPGKILNIVAR
- the lpxI gene encoding UDP-2,3-diacylglucosamine diphosphatase LpxI (LpxI, functionally equivalent to LpxH, replaces it in LPS biosynthesis in a minority of bacteria.) yields the protein MGPSRFLPDSYQTGDRIAVLAGRGDYPKLMVNRMHQAGAECCLIGFEGETSDELIQQFPQDRRCTVKVGQINRTLKAMRGFGVRFAILVGQIRPGRLFRGLHPDLKAVAILSRLKERNAETIYGAIVAEMNAIGVHVLDGRAFIDDQLATPGMMTGGKQRVDPTTLEHGIRIANEIARLDIGQGVVVKQGTTLCVEEFDGTDSMLRRAARFETDGKLFVKTVKPSQNFAIDVPVFGETTLQCMAEGGVHAAALAAGSTIMLHKDRVIQKAQRMGIELLGF